A genomic region of Pelodiscus sinensis isolate JC-2024 chromosome 1, ASM4963464v1, whole genome shotgun sequence contains the following coding sequences:
- the GALR3 gene encoding galanin receptor type 3: protein MPESWNASSNSLEVRAAGIIVPVVFSLIFLLGTVGNGLVLAVLLRNGQVKYNTTNLFILNLAMADLCFIICCVPFQATIYTLDGWLFGRFACKAVHFLIYLTMYASSFTLAAVSVDRYLAIRYPLKSRDLRTSRNAAVAIIVIWTLSLLFAGPYLSYYQIVHYHGVPICIPIWEDQRRKILDILTFVFGYLLPVVVVSLAYARTIKFLWTSVDPIERISESRKAKRKVTKMIVAVAILFCLCWLPHHLVILCFWFGHFPFNRATYACRLASHCLSYANSCLNPIVYALISKHFRKKFKQVFTCLLFQNRSRKKRAGNKIHVTNVASGLINNAAGVYGGNTEVTQVQEENAKCGQVPLRKDADDTHLPEVWAHQLQDATISAQTGLLAEESSVTTGNPLAMTSPGRSQGLLTVHCR from the exons TCTTCTCTCTCATCTTCCTCCTGGGCACAGTGGGGAATGGGCTGGTGCTGGCCGTGCTGCTGCGCAACGGACAGGTGAAGTACAACACCACCAACCTGTTCATCCTCAACCTGGCCATGGCAGACCTGTGCTTCATCATTTGCTGCGTCCCCTTCCAGGCCACCATCTACACGCTGGACGGGTGGCTCTTCGGCCGCTTCGCCTGCAAGGCCGTGCACTTCCTCATCTATCTCACCATGTACGCCAGCAGCTTCACCCTGGCAGCTGTCTCTGTCGACAG gTACCTGGCCATTCGCTACCCGCTGAAATCTCGGGATCTCCGGACCTCCCGGAACGCAGCTGTCGCCATCATAGTGATCTGGACCCTATCACTGCTCTTTGCAGGGCCCTACCTCAGCTACTACCAGATTGTCCACTACCACGGGGTGCCCATCTGCATCCCCATTTGGGAGGACCAACGCCGGAAGATCCTGGACATCCTCACTTTTGTGTTTGGATACCTCCTGCCCGTGGTTGTTGTGAGCTTGGCTTATGCCAGGACCATCAAGTTCCTGTGGACCTCCGTAGACCCCATCGAGAGAATCTCAGAGTCCCGTAAAGCCAAGCGCAAGGTCACCAAGATGATTGTGGCTGTGGCTATACTCTTTTGCCTCTGCTGGTTGCCTCACCACTTGGTCATCCTATGTTTCTGGTTTGGTCACTTCCCATTCAACCGAGCCACCTATGCCTGTCGCCTGGCCTCCCATTGCCTGTCGTATGCCAATTCCTGCCTCAACCCCATCGTCTATGCCCTCATTTCtaagcatttccgcaagaagttcAAGCAGGTCTTCACTTGCCTCCTCTTCCAGAACAGGAGCAGGAAGAAGAGAGCGGGCAATAAAATCCATGTGACCAATGTGGCCAGCGGCTTAATCAACAATGCTGCAGGTGTGTATGGAGGGAACACTGAGGTCACCCAGGTCCAGGAAGAGAATGCCAAGTGCGGCCAGGTCCCACTGCGGAAAGATGCTGACGACACCCATCTTCCCGAGGTATGGGCACATCAGCTACAGGACGCCACTATCTCTGCTCAGACAGGACTGCTGGCTGAAGAAAGTTCTGTAACAACTGGCAACCCACTGGCTATGACCTCACCAGGAAGATCTCAGGGCCTGCTGACTGTCCACTGCAGATAA